A single region of the Kwoniella botswanensis chromosome 1, complete sequence genome encodes:
- a CDS encoding methionyl-tRNA formyltransferase, with amino-acid sequence MIISPSLVICSSSKPLLSRCALSHHAKSRILSIVSHGRTAGNPRAQAQAKFTTSARLTRFKILFCGSDEFSVASLKAVHDARDLWDSIDVVVPPEREIGRGGKHNKSLEKYTPALRQYALSNDLPSHTVPPEGIKSWTAPGPFTTPSPSHILLTASFGHIIPLRILKLFPENHRLNVHPSLLPRWRGAAPVQWTIASGDEFTGVSVQRLVKYSRGVDAGDIVGSIKDIRVPNDATYTTFLPYLAEMGGSVLVDVLRKLRDGNATFTPQDAALITHAPKITHETARIKWDEQSADDIGRLHRGINHQVHLWTPLLSTTAHLITPRPLPPSDYPIALDGEIGKAHLIKDGKSRRLFVACARGTWLEVLEVQMAGKKPLKIKDWWNGLPKDVRDRGWVKMG; translated from the exons ATGATCATCTCTCCCTCATTGGTGATctgctcatcatcaaaacCACTTTTATCGAGGTGtgctctttctcatcatgcAAAGTCTAGGATATTGAGTATTGTCTCTCACGGACGGACCGCCGGCAACCCTCGAGCTCAGGCTCAAGCCAAGTTCACCACTTCCGCACGGTTGACCAGGTTCAAGATACTGTTCTGTGGATCAGATGAATTTTCAGTAGCTTCTTTGAAAGCTGTACATGACGCTAGAG ATCTATGGGACTCGATCGATGTGGTCGTACCGCCCGAGAGGGAGATaggtagaggaggaaagCATAACAAGTCTCTTGAGAAGTATACTC CTGCTCTTCGGCAATATGCTCTTTCAAATGACCTGCCAAGCCACACCGTCCCCCCCGAAGGTATCAAATCTTGGACTGCTCCTGGACCATTTACTACTCCCTCCCCTTCTCATATACTATTAACAGCTTCGTTCGGGCATATCATTCCCTTACGTATACTAAAGCTGTTCCCCGAGAATCATCGGTTGAATGTCCATCCGTCTTTATTACCTCGTTGGAGAGGCGCGGCACCCGTACAGTGGACTATTGCCAGTGGTGATGAATTTACAGGGGTGAGTGTACAGAGGTTGGTGAAGTATAGTAGAGGGGTGGATGCGGGGGATATAGTAGGTTCAATAAAAGATATC AGGGTACCAAACGATGCAACCTATACTACTTTTCTTCCTTATTTAGCTGAGATGGGCGGATCAGTACTAGTGGATGTATTgaggaagctgagagatGGAAAT GCCACATTTACCCCTCAAGATGCAGCTCTAATAACGCACGCACCGAAAATTACCCATGAGACAGCTCGAATCAAATGGGATGAACAGTCTGCAGACGACATAGGTAGATTACATAGAGGAATAAATCATCAG GTTCACCTTTGGACACCACTTCTATCCACTACAGCTCATCTCATAACCCCCCgaccccttcctccttccgACTACCCTATAGCGCTAGACGGTGAAATAGGTAAAGCTCATCtgatcaaagatgggaaaTCACGGAGATTGTTTGTGGCATGTGCGAGAGGGACGTGGCTGGAAGTGCTGGAAGTTCAAATGGCCGGGAAGAAACCTTTGAAAATCAAAGATTGGTGGAATGGATTACCTAAGGATGTAAGAGATCGgggatgggtgaagatgggatga
- a CDS encoding 60S ribosomal protein L1-A has product MSKLQASSVRGSIKTLLAQSSLETHKEAGGKKRNFVETIELQIGLKNYDPQRDKRFSGTVKLPHVPRPRMQLCILADAADVDRAKQLDEELPFMTVEDLKKLNKNKKLVKKLAQKYDAFLASEALIKQIPRLLGPGLSKAGKFPTPVSHSEDLQKKVTEVRSTIKFQLKKVLCLGVAVGHVDMEEDQIMQNTMLAINFLISLLKKQWQNIQSLTIKSTMGKPQRLF; this is encoded by the exons ATGTCCAAACTTCAGGCATCAAGCGTGCGAGGGTCCATCAAAACCCTTCTTGCCCAATCTTCCTTGGAGACCCACAAGGAAGCCGGtggtaagaagagaaacTTCGTAGAGACCATCGAACTCCAAATTGGTCTTAAGAACTACGATCCTCAACGAGACAAGCGATTC TCCGGTACCGTCAAGCTTCCTCACGTCCCCAGACCTCGAATGCAACTCTGTATTCTTGCCGATGCTGCCGATGTCGACCGAGCTAAGCAACTTGACGAGGAACTCCCCTTCATGACCGTCGAGGATCTTAAAAAGctcaacaagaacaagaagctCGTCAAGAAGTTGGCTCAAAAATACGATGCCTTCTTAGCTTCCGAAGCTTTGATCAAGCAAATCCCCAGATTGTTAGGTCCCGGTCTTTCCAAAGCTGGTAAATTCCCTACCCCCGTATCTCACTCTGAAGATCTCCAAAAGAAGGTCACCGAAGTTCGATCTACCATCAAGTTCCAACTTAAGAAGGTCTTGTGTCTCGGTGTTGCCGTTGGTCACGTtgatatggaagaggatcaaaTCATGCAAAACACCATGTTGGCCATTAacttcttgatctcccttCTTAAGAAACAA TGGCAAAACATCCAATCGCTCACTATCAAATCCACCATGGGTAAACCTCAAAGACTATTCTAA